A region from the Bactrocera dorsalis isolate Fly_Bdor chromosome 1, ASM2337382v1, whole genome shotgun sequence genome encodes:
- the LOC125775571 gene encoding myb/SANT-like DNA-binding domain-containing protein 3 isoform X1 produces the protein MKPRKGPRISPQASRSSYWKLVEKYKNVIECKRTDTCTNAKKDVVWKRIEHDFNSQCASGCHRNAKILKKKYINLKKEVKKRVAEEKKSLYLIGGGPPPKKLLTQFDEKLLTVLHEKQVSGMQSVYDNDVIAGNIDESVILGEETLESIMDFEKSTEVENYEGINESDNV, from the exons ATGAAACCCAGAAAAGGACCCCGAATTTCACCGCAAGCGAGTCGGAGCAGCTATTGGAAACTGGtggagaaatataaaaatgtcatcGAATGTAAGCGGACGGACACTTGCACAAACGCTAAAAAAGATGTCGTATGGAAGCGTATCGAACATGATTTCAATTCACAGTGTGCATCTGGCTGCCATCgcaatgcaaaaatattgaagaaaaagtaTATCAATCTTAAAAAAGAGGTAAAAAAGCGAGTTGCAGAGGAAAAAAAGTCTCTTTATTTGATTGGAGGAGGACCACCACCAAAGAAATTGTTAACTCagtttgatgaaaaacttttgaCTGTATTACATGAGAAGCAAGTTAGTGGCATGCAGAGTGTGTATGACAATGATGTGATTGCCGGAAATATTGATG AGTCCGTAATATTGGGGGAAGAGACATTGGAAAGCATAATGGATTTCGAAAAATCCACTGAAGTGGAAAATTATGAAGGaataaatg aatccGACAACGTTTAA
- the LOC125775571 gene encoding myb/SANT-like DNA-binding domain-containing protein 3 isoform X2: protein MKPRKGPRISPQASRSSYWKLVEKYKNVIECKRTDTCTNAKKDVVWKRIEHDFNSQCASGCHRNAKILKKKYINLKKEVKKRVAEEKKSLYLIGGGPPPKKLLTQFDEKLLTVLHEKQVSGMQSVYDNDVIAGNIDESVILGEETLESIMDFEKSTEVENYEGINALEQI, encoded by the exons ATGAAACCCAGAAAAGGACCCCGAATTTCACCGCAAGCGAGTCGGAGCAGCTATTGGAAACTGGtggagaaatataaaaatgtcatcGAATGTAAGCGGACGGACACTTGCACAAACGCTAAAAAAGATGTCGTATGGAAGCGTATCGAACATGATTTCAATTCACAGTGTGCATCTGGCTGCCATCgcaatgcaaaaatattgaagaaaaagtaTATCAATCTTAAAAAAGAGGTAAAAAAGCGAGTTGCAGAGGAAAAAAAGTCTCTTTATTTGATTGGAGGAGGACCACCACCAAAGAAATTGTTAACTCagtttgatgaaaaacttttgaCTGTATTACATGAGAAGCAAGTTAGTGGCATGCAGAGTGTGTATGACAATGATGTGATTGCCGGAAATATTGATG AGTCCGTAATATTGGGGGAAGAGACATTGGAAAGCATAATGGATTTCGAAAAATCCACTGAAGTGGAAAATTATGAAGGaataaatg CTTTGGAACAAATATGA
- the LOC125777452 gene encoding putative nuclease HARBI1, with the protein MCSIVFDYKLNTKPSGKQMLLLTLRFYATGSMLRTVGDLFGVSQSTVSRVITVVSHHIAQLKDHHIYMPKTEIDLKKSQRDFFKLAKFPRVIAAIDCTHVKIISPGGEDAELFRNRKGTFCINVQTLCDSNLRIINIVARWPGSTHDATIFRNSRIHCRLESGEFGSGIVVADSGYENNHFVITPLMHVNTSAENLSNESHIRTRNCIERSYGVWKRRFPVLSLGLRLHLAKTQSIIVATAVLHNICCNNRDIMAPPLSNEIEDVVNNMINQSS; encoded by the exons ATGTGTTCGATTGTATTCGACTACAAATTGAACACAAAACCAAGTG GAAAACAAATGCTTTTGCTTACATTGAGGTTTTATGCTACGGGAAGTATGTTGAGGACAGTAGGAGATTTATTTGGAGTATCTCAAAGTACGGTATCAAGAGTTATAACAGTAGTGTCGCACCACATAGCCCAATTAAAAGACCATCACATTTATATGCCAAAAACGGAAATAGACCTGAAAAAGTCCCAGAGAGACTTTTTTAAATTAGCTAAATTTCCTCGAGTGATCGCAGCAATTGATTGCactcatgtaaaaataatttctccag gTGGGGAAGATGCAGAGCTATTTCGTAATAGAAAAGGTACATTTTGCATCAACGTCCAGACGTTATGTGATAGTAATCTCCGCATCATAAACATCGTTGCACGGTGGCCTGGATCCACTCATGATGCTACTATTTTCCGTAACTCTCGGATTCATTGTCGATTAGAATCTGGAGAATTTGGTTCTGGAATAGTAGTTGCAGACAGTGGTTATGAAAATAACCACTTCGTAATTACGCCACTAATGCATGTCAATACGAGTGCCGAAAATCTTTCTAACGAGTCTCATATAAGAACCCGGAATTGTATCGAGCGCTCATATGGAGTCTGGAAGCGTAGGTTTCCGGTATTATCACTGGGTTTGCGCTTGCATCTAGCAAAAACCCAAAGCATTATTGTTGCAACAGCAGTATTACACAACATCTGCTGCAATAATCGCGATATAATGGCTCCGCCactttcaaatgaaattgaagatGTTGTAAACAATATGATTAATCAGAGTTCGTAA